GAAGTCCAAAGAAGGCCATTGCTTTTAGAGTATCTATATTGGCAGTTTACAGTCAGAATAAGCGGTTTCGTCCATGAAAAAGACGACGGACAAGTTCTTAAgcgttggtggtggtggttgagtTGTCGGGCGGGACCGTTTGCACTGATGAGCTGGGATTTCTTGACCGTGAGATAATTCTTCCATTTTAGTGCTTCATACATCATGAACGTCTGCACATTGCTGTAAAGTCTACTTTCAACCCTCACACATAATTCGCAGTCTTCTTCACTGCCTCCGCAGAACGCATTGACGTAGGCAGATTTTGGCGGCTTTGCAACCCCTAGTCACAAATACCACACCAGCCTTCAACCGTGATATAATCTGACAGGAACCGGTGAAGATACACGTGCGGCAAATTGGACGACATTTGCTTGTTGAGAAGACGGCCTTGTGCTTATGAATTATGTCTTCAAACTTGGGGCTGCTAGCTGAAAAGGCGGCTAAACTTGCTGGTACACCTACGACTACTGCAGCGCCAGCGGTATGTATTTACATTCTAACTATGTTCTCCCCACTGCGTCATCCGACTTTGAGTCGCATTTCCTCTAAATGTTTCTTTAAGAATTGGAAATATTGACCGACTCTTTCTGTAGTGGCGCCAGTTTCCGTTCTTTGACGCAGTGACCGTTAAAGATGTTCACGACTTGAGTAGCACTCCGGATATTTTCAAAGTATGTTGGCCAAGTTTGTTCCTCGGTTTTATTCTCTTACTTATGAGTCAAGCAAACAGTCCACACCCGAGATATCGACTGCTATCGCGTCATCAGCAGGGACGCTCGTTGCAGATATTCATGGGAGTATTCATCTCCTAAACCGAGATTTTGAATCCACAAATAGCTGGCTCGCTCATGTCGGAGGGAGAGTAACACATATGGCGGAAAGAAGGGGCATTCTGGTGACTTTGGGTGTGAGTTCCTGTAATCTAGGGTTATCAGCATTCTAAGGTCTGACGTGTCAGTAGGAGGAAGACGCCGTTCGATCCCCCTTACTCAAAGTATGGGATTTGCAAAACAAAGACAAGAAGACGGGCGTGCCTAATCTCCTTCGCTCGACCAAAGTACAATTAAACAATCGTCCACACCCTGTGAGCTCTAAATATTTTGACTGTTTTGGAATACTTATAAAGTTCAATCGATACTATAAAAGGTCACAACCGTGGCCCTATCAGCTACTGTTGCCCATTTGGCCATTGGACTCGGAGATGGAACCGTTATTCTATTTCGCCACCTCGATCAGTCTCTTGCTACATCCACTTCTCTTACTGCACTTCCTAAGGCGCGTACTGTACACGAGTCACCTACAGAACCCATCACTGGGCTTGGCTTCCGTGAGCCGGTTCAGGATGACGAATCTCCCAACTCCTATCTTTTCATTGTCACGACAAACCGAGTACTGTGTTATCAAGCATCTGGGAAAGGCAGTGGTGGAAATGCAGTTGTTGTCGACGAAATTGGGTCGGGCCTTGGATGTGCGACTATGGATAGGGATGGAAAAAGCATGATAGTGGCGAGAGATGAGGCTATTTATATGTGTGGGGTTGATGGTCGTGGAACATGTTATGCATATGAAGGTTCGTCATATGGCTATAAAGAAGTTTGACGGCCGCTCATGAGAGATTTTAGGCCACAAATCGTCCATACACACTCACCAGAATTACCTCGTCATCGTCTCGCCACCGTTCTTCCCTACCGCCTCATCTGCGTCAGCCACTGTCCGAAACCTAGTAGCTCGCTCACCTAATGCCACTGAAACCGATGTCACGAAGGTCACTGTGTTCGATCTTCCCAACAAGATGGTAGCCTACTCGGACACCTTCAAACAAGGCGTCCGCGAAGTTTTCTCGCAATGGGGACATATTTACGTCCTTTCAACAGAGGGAAATGTTAGTTGCATCTATCGTGTCGGCGGCGTTTTGCTAACGATACGTTCTTCATCTTAGCTGGTGTGTTTAGAAGAGAAGCCTACCTCAGCAAAACTGGATATGCTGTACCGGAAGTCACTTTATGCTCAGGCTCTCAATATGGCTTATACTCAGAATCTGGATAAATCTACTGTTGCTGATATCCAACGCCAATATGGAGACCATCTATACGGCAAAGGTGATTATGACGGAGCCATGCAGCAGTATGTGCAAACAATTGGCTACCTACAGCCAAGTTATGTCATTAGGAAGGTATGGGGATTAAATCATCAATCATGAGTGCACAATGTTCATATTGCAAAAGTACTTAGATGCTCAACGGATCCACAACCTGGTCACTTATCTCCAAGAATTACATTCGTTGGGACTGGCCAACGCTGACCACACCACGCTTCTTCTGAACACATATACCAAGCTAAAGGATGTTTCGCGGTTGGACAGCTTCATCAAAACCGAATCCCGCCGTAACGCGAATGATAGTGACGAACTACCTTTTGATCTGACCACTGCGATCCGCGTCTGTAGACAAGCTGGATATTTTGAACATGCCTCGTATCTGGCGAAAAAGTACGACAGACACGAGGATTATCTGAAGATACAAATCGAAGATGCTGGAAACTTTAGCGAAGCCTTAGCGTATTTACGGAAGTTGGGCCCTGAAGCAGTATGCATCTCACTACAATCTACCAAGCTCTATTTTAACCGTCTAATGCCAGGCTGAAAGTAATTTGGCCCGTTATGGCCGAGCTATGCTAGATAGCCTACCTGAAGAGACCACCCAGCTTCTAATCGACCTTTGCACTACAACGGGTCCTCTGACTCCTACAGAACCCACCGAGGCGTCAATATCGGCACCCAAACCCGCCGCACCTGTACCCTCCTATCTGTCATATCTCGCGCTCAATCGTGGCGCAACAGCTACGACCGTTGTCTCATCCGAAACCGCCACCCCACCGTCACCTTCCATCAAAACCGCCAGAGCAGACACAGCATCGCGAAGAGATTCCGTACATGATGTTTCCTCGCCGAccacccctcctcctccgacaaCGTCCTCCGTCATAACTTCACGCCAGCCGCCACAGTCTGCCGTGCCCGCACCACCCCCGGTGAAGCCCCTCTCGCCTCGAATATACTTCCCACATTTTGTCGATCACATGAGCCAGTTCGTCGTCTTCCTTGAAACTGTGGCGAAGAGGCGCTGGGGCCAGAGTGTTGACGACCAATCTCCTGGTTCAATCGAGTTGTATGGA
This Psilocybe cubensis strain MGC-MH-2018 chromosome 3, whole genome shotgun sequence DNA region includes the following protein-coding sequences:
- a CDS encoding Vacuolar protein sorting-associated protein 11-like protein (Vacuolar protein sorting-associated protein 11 homolog) translates to MSSNLGLLAEKAAKLAGTPTTTAAPAWRQFPFFDAVTVKDVHDLSSTPDIFKSTPEISTAIASSAGTLVADIHGSIHLLNRDFESTNSWLAHVGGRVTHMAERRGILVTLGEEDAVRSPLLKVWDLQNKDKKTGVPNLLRSTKVQLNNRPHPVTTVALSATVAHLAIGLGDGTVILFRHLDQSLATSTSLTALPKARTVHESPTEPITGLGFREPVQDDESPNSYLFIVTTNRVLCYQASGKGSGGNAVVVDEIGSGLGCATMDRDGKSMIVARDEAIYMCGVDGRGTCYAYEGHKSSIHTHQNYLVIVSPPFFPTASSASATVRNLVARSPNATETDVTKVTVFDLPNKMVAYSDTFKQGVREVFSQWGHIYVLSTEGNLVCLEEKPTSAKLDMLYRKSLYAQALNMAYTQNLDKSTVADIQRQYGDHLYGKGDYDGAMQQYVQTIGYLQPSYVIRKYLDAQRIHNLVTYLQELHSLGLANADHTTLLLNTYTKLKDVSRLDSFIKTESRRNANDSDELPFDLTTAIRVCRQAGYFEHASYLAKKYDRHEDYLKIQIEDAGNFSEALAYLRKLGPEAAESNLARYGRAMLDSLPEETTQLLIDLCTTTGPLTPTEPTEASISAPKPAAPVPSYLSYLALNRGATATTVVSSETATPPSPSIKTARADTASRRDSVHDVSSPTTPPPPTTSSVITSRQPPQSAVPAPPPVKPLSPRIYFPHFVDHMSQFVVFLETVAKRRWGQSVDDQSPGSIELYGSQKDDAETPEVDDELVDKMDQVAVWNTLLELYLTLPNNKGGPANKSAQLFEESTMRDKALRVLRSSSIPYDATHALILCSTYRFTDGLVLLWEKMGMYEDVLRFWMDKDKEGNTPNASQKVIEHLMYYGKDHPHLYPLVLRFLTSTPELLNRHQTDLKDILEHIDDAQLIPPLGVIQVLSRNGVASVGLVKEWLIKRIKESRSEIQNDQALTKSYRLETADRLKQVAELTNTEEPRVFHVTRCSSCLGQLDLPSVHFMCNHSYHQRCIADNEAECPACAREHGVIREIKLSNDKLADRHDLFLAEVEENGFEAIASAFGRGVLNVARQEEVS